The following coding sequences are from one Lolium rigidum isolate FL_2022 chromosome 6, APGP_CSIRO_Lrig_0.1, whole genome shotgun sequence window:
- the LOC124667406 gene encoding AP-3 complex subunit delta-like, with protein MASSQPAPSTAPSLVDTLFQLSLDDLVKSLRADQSAAGESSAVARALSAVHREIRAPDAATKATALQKLTYLSSLHFAPVASHPLAFPAIELLASPHLPHKRLAYLAAALSLSPSSLSLLPLATHQLHKDLSPSTAAPAARHLSALALHLLASPAAAAAPDLAAHLAHDLVPHLSRGSPRAIAAAARVIAASPSAGVPVLFKPLAACLASPDPRTSTAAASAFCELSAPPADPSPFLPLAPDLYNLLTTSRSNWALIKVLKIFARLAPLESRLAARIVDPVCQLLARSSAMSLTFECVRTVLTALPAHDAAVSLAIGKLKEFLAASDDPNLRYLGLLALGMLGPAYASTVNESRDVIALSLGDADLNIRREALRLMMGMIDDSNVMDIAGMLVSHAARSDPEFANDTLGAVLAACGRNVYELVSDFDWYVSLLADMARSLHCLQGDEIGRQLVDVGLRVQDARPELVQSARSLLIDPALLGNNLLFPVLSAAAFVSGEYIHCSKDPVELVEALLQPRTSLLPMSVRAVYIQAVLKVITFCCNLYIERLNDSNKGLDLVFDELAVDQDVSRESDAEIRPVEADQIVMPSTTEKDPSSHKSIVYMINLIEMTVGPLVQCKEVEVLERARNLIGFIHLLREIQELKERKVSDHKKINRVKELVKSMQTVFSQELNPVYVNAQKKISLPEDLVLNENLAELADIVSEDDAPPSTSILFCSRSNPSAETRDEPAVSVGSSSLLVEHRKRHGMYYLPTGKDEVDTDNYPHANDPLLSADNGSMVKDRSETVQPVSAGKKLKGTRSRPKVVKLDGEDFLSAMMSTVNVPKETLSGTVGSVLVGRNAKSLPSLKASDNSSERMGNKLDPGESSSQQTQNIDADIGSSWTTKHQDYDKEKSTILPDSDGKEARKHKTSSTSGHRQGRHKQRERSSTQPDVAPQAPVIQDFLL; from the coding sequence ATGGCTTCCTCCCAGCCGGCCCCGTCCACGGCCCCGTCGCTGGTGGACACCCTCTTCCAGCTCTCCCTCGACGACCTCGTCAAGTCCCTCCGCGCCGACCAGTCCGCCGCCGGCGAGTCGTCGGCCGTCGCCCGCGCGCTCTCCGCGGTCCACCGCGAGATCCGCGCCCCGGACGCGGCCACCAAGGCCACCGCGCTCCAGAAGCTCACCTACCTCTCCTCCCTCCACTTCGCCCCCGTCGCCTCCCACCCGCTCGCCTTCCCCGCCATCGAGCTCCTCGCCTCGCCGCACCTCCCGCACAAGCGCCTCGCCTACCTCGCCGCCGCGCTCTCGCTCTCCCCGTCCTCGCTCTCCCTCCTCCCGCTCGCCACCCACCAGCTCCACAAGGACCTCTCCCCTTccaccgccgcccccgccgcccgcCACCTATCCGCCCTCGCACTACACCTCCTCGCCTcccccgccgcggccgccgcgcccGACCTCGCCGCCCACCTCGCGCACGACCTAGTGCCCCACCTCTCCCGCGGCAGCccgcgcgccatcgccgccgccgcgcgcgtcaTAGCCGCCTCCCCGTCCGCGGGCGTGCCGGTCCTCTTCAAGCCGCTGGCTGCCTGTCTCGCATCCCCAGACCCGcgcacctccaccgccgccgcatcCGCCTTCTGCGAGCTGTCGGCGCCTCCAGCTGATCCATCCCCATTCCTGCCTCTCGCGCCCGACCTCTACAACCTGCTAACCACTTCCCGCTCCAACTGGGCGCTCATCAAAGTGCTAAAGATCTTCGCTAGGCTGGCCCCCCTCGAGTCGCGCCTAGCCGCGCGGATTGTCGACCCAGTCTGCCAGCTCCTCGCCCGCTCTTCGGCCATGTCCCTCACCTTCGAGTGCGTCCGCACCGTGCTAACCGCCCTACCGGCGCACGACGCCGCCGTGAGCCTCGCCATTGGGAAACTCAAGGAGTTCCTTGCTGCTTCTGACGATCCCAACCTGCGGTATCTTGGCCTCTTGGCGCTCGGTATGCTGGGCCCGGCGTATGCGTCGACTGTCAACGAGAGCCGTGATGTGATTGCCCTCTCACTGGGTGATGCCGACTTGAACATCCGCAGGGAGGCATTGCGCCTGATGATGGGGATGATTGATGACAGCAATGTCATGGATATTGCTGGCATGCTGGTCAGTCATGCCGCGCGGTCAGACCCAGAGTTTGCAAATGACACCCTTGGGGCTGTCCTGGCAGCATGTGGCCGCAATGTGTATGAACTGGTCTCGGATTTCGACTGGTATGTCTCGCTGCTTGCAGATATGGCAAGGAGCCTGCACTGTCTGCAGGGAGATGAGATTGGTCGCCAGCTTGTTGATGTGGGGCTTCGGGTGCAGGATGCACGTCCAGAGCTTGTCCAGTCTGCTCGGTCTCTCCTAATTGACCCTGCTTTGCTCGGCAACAACCTTCTTTTCCCTGTTCTTTCTGCTGCTGCATTCGTATCCGGTGAGTATATACATTGCAGCAAGGATCCTGTTGAGCTTGTTGAGGCACTATTGCAGCCGAGGACTAGCCTCCTGCCAATGTCAGTCAGAGCCGTCTACATCCAGGCAGTGCTTAAAGTGATCACCTTTTGTTGCAATTTATATATCGAGAGGTTGAATGATTCAAACAAGGGATTGGATCTTGTGTTTGATGAGTTAGCTGTTGATCAAGATGTTAGCAGGGAAAGTGATGCTGAAATTAGACCTGTAGAAGCTGATCAAATTGTTATGCCAAGCACAACGGAGAAGGATCCTTCTTCGCACAAATCAATAGTTTACATGATTAACTTGATTGAAATGACAGTCGGGCCACTTGTTCAGTGCAAGGAAGTTGAGGTCCTCGAGAGGGCACGCAACCTCATAGGTTTTATCCATTTGCTACGTGAGATTCAGGAGTTGAAGGAAAGGAAGGTTAGTGATCACAAGAAAATTAACCGGGTCAAGGAGCTGGTTAAGAGCATGCAAACAGTATTCTCTCAAGAATTAAACCCTGTTTATGTGAATGCACAGAAGAAAATTTCCCTTCCTGAGGATCTTGTTTTGAATGAAAATCTTGCCGAACTTGCTGACATTGTAAGTGAAGATGATGCTCCTCCATCAACTTCAATCCTTTTCTGCTCTCGCAGCAATCCTTCTGCAGAGACTAGAGATGAGCCTGCGGTGTCAGTTGGTTCATCTTCTCTACTTGTTGAGCACCGTAAACGGCATGGGATGTACTATCTCCCAACGGGAAAAGATGAGGTTGATACGGATAATTACCCTCATGCGAATGATCCTCTGCTATCTGCTGACAACGGAAGTATGGTAAAGGATAGATCAGAGACTGTGCAGCCTGTATCTGCTGGGAAAAAGTTGAAAGGCACGAGGTCCAGACCAAAAGTAGTGAAACTGGATGGCGAGGATTTCCTAAGTGCTATGATGTCTACTGTAAATGTTCCAAAGGAAACATTGTCTGGTACTGTCGGTAGTGTGCTCGTGGGTAGAAATGCCAAGTCATTACCTTCACTGAAGGCTTCAGATAATTCCTCTGAAAGAATGGGAAACAAATTGGACCCTGGGGAATCTAGTTCCCAGCAGACACAGAACATAGATGCTGATATTGGAAGTTCTTGGACAACTAAGCATCAGGATTATGATAAAGAGAAGAGTACAATCCTTCCTGATAGTGATGGGAAAGAAGCAAGAAAGCATAAAACCTCCAGCACGAGTGGGCATCGTCAAGGAAGACATAAGCAAAGAGAAAGATCTAGTACCCAGCCGGATGTTGCACCTCAAGCTCCTGTAATTCAAGATTTTCTTTTATAG